The Desmodus rotundus isolate HL8 chromosome 3, HLdesRot8A.1, whole genome shotgun sequence genome includes a region encoding these proteins:
- the UPK3A gene encoding uroplakin-3a isoform X1: MPRLWALLVLRCLRLCWGVSLQPQLASVTFATNNPTLSTVALEKPLCMFDSTAALYGTYEIYLYALVDSDSPRNASVQDGANTPLSTTFQQTGGGRTGPYKAAAFDLTPCSDLPSLEAVGDVSRASEILDAYLVRVGADGTCLTDPNFQGLCNPPLSAATEYRFKYVLVNTSTGLVQDETLWSDPIRTRRPTPYAAIDTWPGRRSGGMIVITSILGSLPFFLLLGFAGAIVLSLLDMGGSDGEATHDSQITQEAVPKSLGTSETSYAAVSRGLPLDRAEVYGSKLQD; this comes from the exons ATGCCTCGGCTCTGGGCCTTGCTGGTCCTCCGCTGTCTGCGGCTGTGCTGGG GGGTgagcctccagccccagctggccAGCGTGACCTTTGCCACCAACAACCCCACCCTCAGCACCGTGGCCTTGGAGAAACCCCTCTGCATGTTTGACAGCACCGCGGCTCTCTACGGCACCTATGAGATTTACCTCTACGCCCTGGTCGACTCGG ACAGCCCCAGGAACGCCTCCGTGCAGGATGGCGCCAATACCCCGCTGAGCACCACCTTCCAGCAGACGGGCGGAGGGAGGACCGGCCCTTACAAGGCTGCAGCCTTTGACCTGACGCCCTGCAGTGACCTGCCCAGCCTGGAGGCCGTGGGGGATGTGTCCCGGGCCTCGGAGATCCTGGACGCTTACCTGGTCCGGGTGGGCGCTGATGGGACCTGCCTGACCGACCCTAACTTCCAGGGCCTCTGCAACCCACCCCTGTCAGCGGCCACAGAGTACAG GTTCAAGTACGTCCTCGTCAATACGTCCACGGGCTTGGTACAGGACGAGACCCTGTGGTCGGACCCCATCCGAACCCGCCGGC CCACCCCGTACGCGGCGATCGACACGTGGCCCGGCCGGCGGAGCGGCGGCATGATCGTGATCACGTCCATCCTGGGCTCCCTGCCCTTCTTCCTGCTCCTGGGCTTTGCCGGAGCCATCGTGCTGAGCCTCCT GGACATGGGCGGTTCTGACGGGGAAGCCACGCACGACTCCCAGATCACACAGGAGGCTGTCCCCAAGTCCCTGGGGACCTCGGAGACTTCGTATGCAGCTGTGAGCCGGGGGCTGCCCCTGGACAGGGCCGAAGTGTATGGCAGCAAGCTCCAGGACTGA
- the UPK3A gene encoding uroplakin-3a isoform X2, giving the protein MFDSTAALYGTYEIYLYALVDSDSPRNASVQDGANTPLSTTFQQTGGGRTGPYKAAAFDLTPCSDLPSLEAVGDVSRASEILDAYLVRVGADGTCLTDPNFQGLCNPPLSAATEYRFKYVLVNTSTGLVQDETLWSDPIRTRRPTPYAAIDTWPGRRSGGMIVITSILGSLPFFLLLGFAGAIVLSLLDMGGSDGEATHDSQITQEAVPKSLGTSETSYAAVSRGLPLDRAEVYGSKLQD; this is encoded by the exons ATGTTTGACAGCACCGCGGCTCTCTACGGCACCTATGAGATTTACCTCTACGCCCTGGTCGACTCGG ACAGCCCCAGGAACGCCTCCGTGCAGGATGGCGCCAATACCCCGCTGAGCACCACCTTCCAGCAGACGGGCGGAGGGAGGACCGGCCCTTACAAGGCTGCAGCCTTTGACCTGACGCCCTGCAGTGACCTGCCCAGCCTGGAGGCCGTGGGGGATGTGTCCCGGGCCTCGGAGATCCTGGACGCTTACCTGGTCCGGGTGGGCGCTGATGGGACCTGCCTGACCGACCCTAACTTCCAGGGCCTCTGCAACCCACCCCTGTCAGCGGCCACAGAGTACAG GTTCAAGTACGTCCTCGTCAATACGTCCACGGGCTTGGTACAGGACGAGACCCTGTGGTCGGACCCCATCCGAACCCGCCGGC CCACCCCGTACGCGGCGATCGACACGTGGCCCGGCCGGCGGAGCGGCGGCATGATCGTGATCACGTCCATCCTGGGCTCCCTGCCCTTCTTCCTGCTCCTGGGCTTTGCCGGAGCCATCGTGCTGAGCCTCCT GGACATGGGCGGTTCTGACGGGGAAGCCACGCACGACTCCCAGATCACACAGGAGGCTGTCCCCAAGTCCCTGGGGACCTCGGAGACTTCGTATGCAGCTGTGAGCCGGGGGCTGCCCCTGGACAGGGCCGAAGTGTATGGCAGCAAGCTCCAGGACTGA